Proteins encoded in a region of the Panicum hallii strain FIL2 chromosome 3, PHallii_v3.1, whole genome shotgun sequence genome:
- the LOC112884063 gene encoding mitochondrial import inner membrane translocase subunit TIM50-like, with the protein MSRALLSHRRLLLPGARSGAAHPFASAVSASRAGAASYTARFASTSANAAAAAGAQADPAATEAAASSAGAGEQPSPPPLPAARGRWGLFKFGALAAVAGAIGGVGYATYAYSLPELEEKTREFRRKNNPAPPVPEDASAFEKYKALAYSTAMKVPVAAIELYLDVRGTIEDHVRGFTEPTSDKLLPDLLPQEQHVFTLVLDLNETLVYSDWQRERGWRTFKRPGVDAFLEHMAKFYEVVVYSDQPPMYVEPVFERLNSGGTISHRLSRPATKYLDGKHYRDLSKLNRNPKQVIYLSAHALETCLQPENCVEIKPFKLENNKDTQLLDLIPFLEFVAMARPSDIRTVLASYQGHDVAAEFIERSKEHQRRVHEQSKHGRLWRR; encoded by the exons ATGTCGCGCGCCCTCCtcagccaccgccgcctcctcctcccggggGCGCGGAGCGGCGCCGCCCACCCCTTCGCCTCCGCCGTCTCCGCCTCCcgggccggcgccgcctcctaCACAGCCCGGTTCGCCTCTACCTCCGCCAACGctgcggcggccgcgggcgcccaAGCGGAcccggcggcgacagaggcggCCGCGTCCTCAGCCGGAGCGGGCGAGcagccctcgccgccgcctctccccgcggcgcgcgggcggtggGGCCTGTTCAAGTTCGGCGCCCTCGCGGCGGTCGCCGGAGCCATCGGCGGCGTCGGATACGCCACCTACG CGTATTCGCTGccggagctcgaggagaagacGCGGGAGTTCAGGAGGAAGAACAAcccagcgccgcccgtcccTGAGGATGCTTCCGCGTTCGAG AAGTACAAGGCTCTGGCATACTCGACAGCTATGAAAG TTCCCGTTGCAGCAATAGAGCTGTACTTGGATGTTAGGGGCACAATTGAAGACCATGTCAGG GGCTTTACTGAACCCACATCAGACAAACTGCTACCAGATCTACTTCCTCAAGAGCAGCATGTCTTCACATTAGTTCTTGATCTGAATGAAACTCTTGTCTACTCTGATTGGCAG CGTGAGAGAGGATGGAGAACTTTTAAGAGGCCAGGAGTTGATGCATTTTTGGAACATATGGCAAAATTCTATGAAGTTGTTGTGTATTCTGATCAGCCACCTATG TATGTTGAACCTGTGTTTGAGAGGCTGAACTCAGGGGGTACCATTTCACACAGGTTATCTAGACCTGCAACTAAGTACCTGGATGGAAAACATTATCGG GATTTGTCAAAGTTGAACAGAAACCCTAAACAAGTTATTTATCTCAGCGCCCATGCTCTTGAGACTTGCTTGCAACCTGAAAATTGTGTTGAAATCAAAccttttaaacttgaaaataatAAGGACACCCAACTGCTGGATCTCATTCCATTTCTCGAGT TTGTCGCCATGGCTAGACCTTCTGACATTAGGACAGTGCTTGCATCCTATCAAGGACATGATGTTGCTGCTGAGTTTATCGAGCGTTCAAAGGAACACCAGAG GCGAGTGCACGAGCAGAGCAAACATGGACGCTTATGGAGACGGTGA